Part of the Rhodobacteraceae bacterium M385 genome is shown below.
CATCGGCTCGCGCGATAGCGACCGTCGTACGCCCGAGTTCTCGGACACGATGGAGCATCTGGTGATTAACCCCAGCTGGTACGTGCCACGGTCAATTGCGCGGGGGTACATCCCTTCGATCATCGCGGGGGGGGCGAACCATCTGGAGCTGATGTCCAACGGCCGCCCGGTAAGCCGTGCCAACGTGGATTGGAGCCGGGTTTCGGCGGGGAACTTCCCCTTCGACCTGCGCCAGCCCCCCGGTCCGCGCAATGCCCTTGGCTTGGTGAAGTTCATGTTCCCGAACCAGTGGAACATCTATCTGCACGACAGCCCCGATCAGCACCTGATGACCCACGAGGTTCGGGCCTATTCCGCGGGCTGTGTCCGTTTGGATGACCCCTATGAGCTGGCCTACCATCTTCTTGCTGCGCAGGAAGAAGACAGCCGTACCTTCTTCGACACGATCCTGCATTCGGGCCGCGAGACTCAGGTGAACCTTGAAACACCAATTCCGGTTCACATCGTTTACTGGACCTCTTGGGTTGATACCGAGGGCCGCCTGAACTTCCGCAACGACATCTACGGGCGGAACGCGCAATTGCGTCAGGCGATCCAGAACCTTGGGGTGGAGATCAGAGGCGTGAACAGCTAATCCTGTCCCCGAAAGCTTCGGGGAATGACATGGCTGAATTCAGCGTAAAAGATATTGCAGCGGCGCTTGGGGCAGAGGTCTTGGGCGCCGCTGATCTTTTGGTGACGGGCGTGGCCGAGCCGGCGCAGGCAGGGCCAGAGCATTTGGCGCTGGCGATGCGACCCGAATATGCGGAAGGCTTACGGGCGGGCCGAGCTCGGGTTGCGGTGATCGGCGCGGATATGGATTGGCAGGCGTTGGGGCTGGAAGCCGCGATTATTGCGCCGCGACCGCGTTATGCCATGGCCGGTGTGACGGCGGCGATGGACGCGGGTCCCGGGCTTAAGCCCGGTCTACACCCCATGGCCGTGATCGACCCGAGTGCCGAGATCGGGGAAGGGGCCGCGATTGGTCCATTTGTGGTGATCGGCGCGGGGGTTCGTATTGGCGCCCGGGCGCGGATCGCGTCCCATTGCTCCATCCAGGATGGGGCGCAGATCGGCGATGATGTGCTGCTTCATGAAGGGGTGCGTGTGTGCCACCACGTCCAGATCGGGCACCGTTTCATTGCCCAACCCGGTGCGGTTTTGGGCGGCGATGGCTTCAGCTTCGTGACCCCACAGAAGTCGCAGGTCGAACGTGCCCGCGAAAGTCTGGGCACAGCGACGGAAACCGCGACAGAGCAATCTTGGGTGCGCATCCATTCCCTCGGTTCCCTTATCATTGGCGATGATGTCGAAGTGGGCGCTAATACGGCGATTGACCGCGGCACGATTGCGAACTCGGAAATCGGCGACGGCACCAAGATCGATAACCTCGTGCACATCGGCCATAACTGCGTGATCGGCAAAGATTGCCTGATCTGCGGCCAAACCGGCTTTGCAGGTTCGGTCCAGATGGGGGACCGCGTGGTTCTGGGCGGCAAATGCGGCGTCAGCGACAATATCACTATTGGCAATGACGTTGTGGCGGCGGGATCTTCGAAGCTGTTCACCAACGTGCCTGCGGGCCGCATGGTCATGGGGCATCCGGCGGTGAAGATGGACACCCATGTCGAGATGTATAAGGCCCTGCGCCGCCTGCCGCGTACGGCCCGCATCGTCTCGGATCTGCAAAAAGCCGTTTCCAAGCCAGACAAGACGTCTTAGACCAGCGCCAACCAGCGGGAAGAGAGCCATGGCCACGACCGTCAAAGATAAGATTATCGCGATCATCGCCGAGCAAGCCGTGCTTGAACCGGGCGATGTTGCAGAGACATCGACGCTGGACGATCTGGGGATCGACAGCCTTGGACTGGTCGAATCCATCTTCGCAATTGAAGAAGCTTTCGACATCCAGGTGCCCTTCAACGCCAATGAGCCTGAGGCGTCGGAATTCGACATCTCCTCGGTGGCGGCG
Proteins encoded:
- a CDS encoding acyl carrier protein yields the protein MATTVKDKIIAIIAEQAVLEPGDVAETSTLDDLGIDSLGLVESIFAIEEAFDIQVPFNANEPEASEFDISSVAAIVRAVEGLLAEQKG
- the lpxD gene encoding UDP-3-O-(3-hydroxymyristoyl)glucosamine N-acyltransferase, coding for MAEFSVKDIAAALGAEVLGAADLLVTGVAEPAQAGPEHLALAMRPEYAEGLRAGRARVAVIGADMDWQALGLEAAIIAPRPRYAMAGVTAAMDAGPGLKPGLHPMAVIDPSAEIGEGAAIGPFVVIGAGVRIGARARIASHCSIQDGAQIGDDVLLHEGVRVCHHVQIGHRFIAQPGAVLGGDGFSFVTPQKSQVERARESLGTATETATEQSWVRIHSLGSLIIGDDVEVGANTAIDRGTIANSEIGDGTKIDNLVHIGHNCVIGKDCLICGQTGFAGSVQMGDRVVLGGKCGVSDNITIGNDVVAAGSSKLFTNVPAGRMVMGHPAVKMDTHVEMYKALRRLPRTARIVSDLQKAVSKPDKTS